DNA sequence from the Lysinibacillus sp. OF-1 genome:
CTTGGGCTCCATTAGTCGGTGTTCCATCTGCCAGACGAATAAAATGCCCCATTGCAGCGGAAGCGAAAAATGACCGGAATAACAGTGCCATCCCGTCAATAATCAATAGTTTTGGTTTTGTTGTCATGCTATATTTCCTCTCTATTACAATACAAAGTTTGTATCTATTATTGTTTTCTACTTAAACATTATAGCAAACTTTCAATAATCAGCATTGTTAATACACGGAAATACGCTTACTTTACAACATAACCTTCCCTTTTTTCGAGATGCGATTGCGGTGATCCAGTTGAATCCCTGTTAACCATTGTAAAAAAGCTGTCACTCCAATCTTAACAGTTTCTGGACGCAGCACTCCTTCCTTCGGGTCGGCGTAAACAAAATCAATATGACGAACCCCTTCATTTTCACCAATTAGTTTAAGAATATCAAACAATTCATAGGCCGTTAAACCACCTGGTGTTGCTGCCGGAACATCGCGCGCAAACATAATATCAAGAGCATCTAAATCAACGGAAACATAAATGCGATCTACCTCATACATAAGCTGACGTAGCATTTCGCGGATTGTGAGCTGAATACCATCACGTCGCATTTGCTTTAACGTAATCATATGAATCCCTTGCTCTCTTGCATAATGAATCATTTCAGGAGAATTAAAAAAGCCATGCAGACCGACATTATACACATGTTTCCCCTCCACAACCCCTGCTGCCATTAACTGATGGATTGGCGAATCTTGCGCTAAACCAACCTCCTCTTGATTTCTTGCATCTAGATGCGTATCAATTTGAATAATGCCAATCCGATCTTGTGGAAAAGCATTCTTTATGCCTTTTAGTGAGCATGCTGTAATGGCATGATCGCCTCCAATCAAACAAGTAAAGCTTTTTTGAAAGGCGATACTTAAATTTTCCGCTGCCGCCTCGATGGCCGATTCTGAAAGCATTCTATCTTGTTCATGAATCGCCACATCTCCTATATCAACGACTGATAGCGCACGTAAATTTATCTGCTCATCTAAATTATACGATTGAAAGCTTGGCCAAGCTTTCCGAAATGCTGTTGGGTATTGCGCTTTTGTTGAGGCTCCACTGGCATACGATAAAAGAGCACCATATACGACAATATCCACATCATTCGGGTTCGGATTTAGCTGCTGCTTTATCCACTGATGCATCGCTGATCCATTTTCTTGCTTCCATTGGCATTCTGGTTGTATAAACATATTCATCTACCACCTTTATATCTTTTCTATTCAAGTTAAATTGACCTATACGAACTTATGCTCTCCCTAAAAAGTCTTAACATATATCCTCTATAGTAATAGTACCATTCGTACATTCAACTTCGTCACTGTTTTTCTTTTTTCCTCTTTTCTTTTAAATTTTCTCCTTATACAACAAAAGAGCAAACTAGAAATCAGTTTGCTCTGCCCATTTTATAGGAATAAATATTTGTTTTTCGTCCTGAGTTGGTGTCTTTCACGAGAGTTACCACTATTTTAGAACGCTTGCTCTTCTTTATAAGCGGCTTTCTCACCTCGAGAGCTATTGGACCACTTTCATGAGCAAGCCACCGTGGTAAAGAAGATGTGAACCCCCAACCCTGTTTCCAAAAATTCTCCACTTTTAATAAAAGCATTCGAATCCTCTACTTCTGCTGTTTAGAACGGCTTTCACAAAGTTCTGCTACTTCATACATGGAGTAACTTTGAAAATCGTATTGACTGCGCAAGGTCTGAAAATAACTTAATAGCTCTTCTAGCATAGCTAAATTTTTATCAAGATGTTTGCCAAAATTATGAGGATGCCACCATAAATGATAAAATGCTTGTGCCTGAGCAGCTTCGAGCATGCCTTCCTTTATGCGATTTACTTTTAAACCCTCGAATACACGTAACGGACTACAATAAGGTCTTAAAAAGGCACTTGATCGAATATTAATTAGTTGGTCCTCTTGCATATCCTCCAGTGTAGCCATATGATGACCAGTTAGATTCCAATAGCTATCTAGCCACTTTTTGGCACCCAAAAGTCTCCCCTTTTTCGTAAACTTTTGGGCATCATACAGAACATGATTTTCGGTACCTCTGTAGCAAACATAGCCCGCTTCTAAACATGCTGCTAAATAATCTTTGTTTACTTGATTACGGGGAAAGACTATGGATTTCATCGGAGCAACATACCCCTCACTAATCGTTTTTGTCGCATGTAAGTCTGCGCAAAAGGCTGCTTCTGTTTGACCATTCTCTAAGCAATAGAAATGAGAAAAGGTATGACTTCCTATTTCCTGATGTGGTGTACGTTTAATCTCCTCAATTAATGATTTCCCAAAATGCAAGAGATCCTCTTGTTCATTTTCGCCTACTTTTGCTAGCTGGCTATGCGCCGCAAAGCGCATGTTATCATATTTCACAGGGATACCTCGTAAATAATGAGCCATTTCTGCCTTTGATTCTGCAAACAATAATCCGACTGTAGCCCAAGTCGCATGTATGTCATATTGCTCAAATAACGCTAGTATCCTGGGCAGGGCTTTCCGTACACCATAAAGGTTCTTATTATATTGTCCATATCGAAATACATCATGGACACCCCAATTCAGCTCAAAATCTAATGAAATAACGAGACCCCCACCATTCATGTAACTACTTCCTCCATTTTTGCACACCTAGTAACAGTGCACGTATTTTGGATTGAGTAATATAGCCTGAGTAAACATGGACAAGCTTGCCTCCAAAGCTTAATTTAAAGGCTCGTACATTTCGATTGTCCGTTAACTCACCCATATCATATAAAACAAACCCTTGTGCTTTTAGATGCAGTAGGTTATGCCAGATTAAAAAACGATTAGCATAACGGATTGGGCGTTTTAAATGAGCAGACATAGCTGATGCATGACAAGTTGCCACATAATAGGACATCGCTTTTTTCTCATGTACAATATCTAATCGATAGCACAATGTTTGTCCACAAATACTTTGGATCTCAGATAATAATAATGCCCCCTGTTCGTTGAGGAGCATAATAGTTTCCATTTGCGACTTGCCAATCGCTTCAAGCTTTTTTCTTTTTGCAAAATGATTATAAAATTGCTGAAAGGCTCGTAAGTTCTCCAGGGATGGCTCTTTATACAAAATGACTTGATAAGATTCCTTTTGGGCACGTCGTAAAATTTTGCGATTGCCTTCAGAAAGCGCTAAATACAATGATAGCTCATGTTCTTGCAAATGAATGTGAATCGTTTCACTTTTTACAAGCTTTCGACTAGGTACCAATGAATGTGTATACCCTACGACTTTCATTGATTTTCGAAAATTCGCTGGTTTTTCTAAAAAATAAAAATGCTGCATTGCGATATTCCATCGCTTACTTTTAATGGACAGAATGAACATCGCCCCCACTCTCTGTATATTTTTCTACACGCTGTCGCTCAAAACGAGC
Encoded proteins:
- a CDS encoding agmatinase family protein, which translates into the protein MNMFIQPECQWKQENGSAMHQWIKQQLNPNPNDVDIVVYGALLSYASGASTKAQYPTAFRKAWPSFQSYNLDEQINLRALSVVDIGDVAIHEQDRMLSESAIEAAAENLSIAFQKSFTCLIGGDHAITACSLKGIKNAFPQDRIGIIQIDTHLDARNQEEVGLAQDSPIHQLMAAGVVEGKHVYNVGLHGFFNSPEMIHYAREQGIHMITLKQMRRDGIQLTIREMLRQLMYEVDRIYVSVDLDALDIMFARDVPAATPGGLTAYELFDILKLIGENEGVRHIDFVYADPKEGVLRPETVKIGVTAFLQWLTGIQLDHRNRISKKGKVML
- a CDS encoding polysaccharide deacetylase family protein, with the protein product MNGGGLVISLDFELNWGVHDVFRYGQYNKNLYGVRKALPRILALFEQYDIHATWATVGLLFAESKAEMAHYLRGIPVKYDNMRFAAHSQLAKVGENEQEDLLHFGKSLIEEIKRTPHQEIGSHTFSHFYCLENGQTEAAFCADLHATKTISEGYVAPMKSIVFPRNQVNKDYLAACLEAGYVCYRGTENHVLYDAQKFTKKGRLLGAKKWLDSYWNLTGHHMATLEDMQEDQLINIRSSAFLRPYCSPLRVFEGLKVNRIKEGMLEAAQAQAFYHLWWHPHNFGKHLDKNLAMLEELLSYFQTLRSQYDFQSYSMYEVAELCESRSKQQK